The Ignavibacteriales bacterium genome has a window encoding:
- a CDS encoding SDR family oxidoreductase: MNLQEVTKAYDFTGKTIAITGGGGVLCSEMARCLAGCNANIVILDRDMSLGEKVLATLAGTQGKHKAIFIDVLDKAKVQEAADKTLAEYGKVDILINGAGGNNPKATTSAEMSFFDIPSEAIQFVANLNLLGAIIPSQIFGKQMVAQKEGIILNVSSMNAFRPLTRIPAYSAAKAAISNFTQWLAVHMAQEYTPNIRVNAIAPGFFLTDQNRFLLTDKATGELTARGKKILDHTPSGRFGTPDDLLGGMLWLLSPASKFVTGIVLPIDGGFSAYSGV, encoded by the coding sequence ATGAACTTACAAGAAGTAACAAAAGCGTATGATTTTACCGGAAAGACGATTGCAATTACCGGCGGCGGAGGAGTGCTCTGCAGCGAGATGGCACGTTGTCTTGCTGGATGTAATGCGAATATTGTTATACTCGATCGCGATATGTCGCTTGGCGAAAAAGTTCTTGCTACGTTAGCAGGCACTCAAGGAAAGCACAAAGCGATTTTTATTGATGTGCTTGATAAAGCGAAAGTGCAGGAAGCTGCTGATAAGACTCTTGCCGAATATGGTAAGGTTGATATTCTTATCAACGGTGCAGGAGGAAATAATCCAAAGGCAACGACCAGTGCAGAGATGTCGTTCTTTGATATTCCATCCGAAGCAATTCAATTTGTGGCAAATCTTAATTTACTTGGAGCCATTATCCCAAGTCAAATCTTCGGCAAGCAGATGGTTGCTCAGAAGGAAGGAATTATTTTAAACGTTTCTTCGATGAACGCTTTCCGTCCGCTGACACGTATTCCAGCTTACTCAGCAGCAAAAGCGGCCATCAGCAATTTTACGCAATGGCTTGCTGTTCATATGGCGCAGGAGTATACGCCGAACATTCGTGTGAACGCGATTGCACCCGGATTTTTCTTAACAGATCAAAATCGATTCCTTCTCACGGATAAAGCGACCGGTGAATTAACTGCACGCGGCAAGAAGATTCTCGACCATACGCCAAGCGGACGTTTTGGCACGCCTGATGATTTATTAGGCGGAATGTTATGGCTGTTATCGCCTGCATCGAAATTCGTTACAGGTATTGTTTTGCCGATCGATGGTGGATTCTCGGCATATTCAGGTGTGTAA
- a CDS encoding lactate racemase domain-containing protein — MLLYSRGSERDVLYEEDLKKGLTQAFLKLGVKKKVLAIPPDFTRFHSHAGILTRLAWEYYKENLTDILPALGTHTAMTEEEIKTMFGSTPLSLFRVHDWRKDVVTLGEVPSEFIYQQSEGRLDYAWKAQVNKLLIEGNYDLILSLGQVVPHEVIGMANYNKNILVGCGGPEGINKSHFLGAVYGMERIMGRADNPVRRVYNYASDRFAKHLPIIYVQTVVSRGADGQLKVRGLFIGDDMECFNCAAALSVKVNFQMVDEPLKKVVVYLDPSEFKSTWLGNKSIYRTRMAIADGGELIVLAPALKEFGEDKQIDMLIRKYGYVGTPKVLQLVKENDDLKNNLGAAAHLIHGSSERRFSITYCPGYLTKQEIESVNFQYAELNEMTRKYDPEKLKDGFNNMPDGEKIFYISNPALGLWAHEGRFK, encoded by the coding sequence ATGCTGCTCTATAGCCGTGGTTCGGAACGTGACGTTCTCTACGAAGAAGATCTGAAAAAAGGACTTACTCAAGCGTTTTTAAAATTAGGTGTGAAGAAAAAAGTATTAGCCATTCCACCTGATTTTACTCGCTTCCATTCACATGCAGGAATTCTCACAAGGCTTGCTTGGGAATATTACAAAGAGAACTTGACTGACATTCTTCCTGCACTTGGCACACATACTGCTATGACCGAGGAAGAAATCAAGACGATGTTTGGCAGCACTCCGCTGAGTCTTTTTCGAGTACACGATTGGCGAAAAGATGTTGTAACGCTTGGCGAAGTTCCGTCCGAGTTTATTTATCAGCAGTCGGAAGGGAGATTGGATTATGCGTGGAAGGCACAAGTTAACAAATTGCTGATTGAAGGAAATTATGATTTGATATTGTCATTGGGTCAGGTTGTACCGCATGAAGTTATTGGGATGGCGAATTACAATAAAAATATTCTTGTCGGGTGCGGCGGGCCGGAGGGAATCAATAAAAGCCATTTCCTTGGAGCTGTGTATGGAATGGAACGCATTATGGGCCGCGCAGATAATCCTGTGCGCCGAGTCTATAATTATGCATCTGATCGTTTTGCTAAACACCTGCCGATCATATATGTGCAAACAGTAGTATCACGAGGTGCAGACGGTCAATTGAAGGTGCGCGGTTTGTTTATTGGCGATGATATGGAATGCTTCAATTGTGCCGCAGCATTGTCGGTCAAAGTGAACTTCCAGATGGTCGATGAACCGTTGAAAAAAGTTGTTGTCTATCTTGATCCTTCAGAATTTAAGAGCACTTGGCTTGGAAACAAGAGTATCTATCGTACTCGTATGGCCATTGCCGATGGGGGAGAGTTGATAGTACTCGCTCCCGCCTTAAAAGAATTCGGGGAAGATAAACAGATCGATATGCTTATACGTAAGTACGGATATGTTGGAACTCCAAAAGTCCTGCAATTAGTAAAAGAGAATGATGATTTAAAGAATAATCTCGGTGCAGCGGCACATTTGATTCACGGTTCATCAGAAAGGCGCTTCTCGATTACTTATTGCCCCGGATATCTTACGAAACAGGAAATCGAAAGTGTCAACTTTCAATATGCAGAGTTGAATGAGATGACGAGGAAGTACGACCCTGAAAAACTCAAAGATGGCTTTAACAACATGCCTGATGGAGAGAAAATATTCTACATTTCAAATCCAGCATTGGGATTATGGGCGCACGAGGGACGATTCAAATAA
- a CDS encoding sigma-54 dependent transcriptional regulator, with product MSAQRIYIVDDEPSIAKLLELWVGKRWGYSVEVFANGKTFQDRFIEPPDLVLLDIMLPDINGIDLLKEIKRRNPEIPVIMLSAQESIEVALNTLKLGAADYFSKPIDLPKLEFAIKNALKLAELSREVENLQESVGVRLHFDNIVSQSGEMQDVFKLVNKVIHVDICVLILGESGTGKELIARAIHYNGERRSGPFVVVNCASIPHDLLESELFGHEKGAFTGAIQRRIGKFEQANGGTIFLDEIGELDLTLQSKILRVIQERQFDRVGGSETLTTDARLIFATHRNLWEEVKQKVFREDLYYRISTFPIMLPPLRQRKSDILILADHFLKTLGKELGKPNIQFSRKALDLLYNYPWPGNVRELENVIQRGLVLTEGQTLTERELPIFIQSYGSAETDIKQSSIFQENQGTIIPFEKIKENAVQQALKITNGNIAEAAQKLKIGRATLYRLVEKYKIKV from the coding sequence GTGAGTGCACAACGAATATATATTGTTGATGACGAACCCTCAATTGCAAAACTTCTTGAATTGTGGGTCGGGAAACGATGGGGGTACTCTGTCGAAGTTTTTGCTAATGGAAAGACTTTTCAGGATCGGTTTATAGAACCTCCCGACCTTGTCCTGTTGGACATTATGCTTCCAGACATAAATGGTATTGATTTATTGAAGGAGATCAAGCGGCGAAATCCTGAGATTCCGGTTATTATGCTTTCTGCTCAGGAAAGTATTGAAGTAGCTCTTAATACTCTCAAATTAGGTGCCGCTGATTATTTTAGTAAACCCATCGACTTACCAAAGCTTGAATTCGCAATAAAAAATGCTCTCAAACTTGCTGAATTATCACGTGAAGTAGAGAATTTGCAAGAAAGTGTCGGAGTACGCCTGCACTTCGACAACATAGTTTCACAGAGCGGTGAGATGCAAGATGTGTTCAAACTCGTAAACAAGGTCATTCATGTCGATATTTGTGTTCTCATATTAGGCGAAAGCGGTACTGGCAAGGAGCTCATCGCCCGCGCAATTCATTATAACGGCGAACGCCGAAGCGGTCCATTTGTCGTCGTGAACTGCGCTTCCATTCCTCATGATTTATTGGAGAGTGAGCTCTTTGGCCATGAGAAGGGTGCATTCACCGGTGCCATTCAACGACGAATTGGAAAATTTGAACAGGCAAATGGCGGGACAATTTTTTTAGATGAGATCGGCGAACTCGATCTCACACTGCAATCAAAAATACTGCGCGTTATTCAGGAAAGACAATTTGATCGAGTCGGTGGAAGTGAAACACTCACAACTGATGCACGGCTTATTTTCGCTACACATCGCAATCTTTGGGAAGAAGTGAAACAGAAAGTTTTCCGCGAGGATTTATATTACCGCATTTCGACATTTCCGATTATGCTTCCCCCACTCCGGCAGCGGAAATCGGATATTCTTATACTCGCAGATCATTTCTTAAAAACGCTTGGAAAAGAACTTGGGAAACCAAACATTCAATTCTCACGTAAGGCTCTCGACCTTCTTTACAATTACCCGTGGCCGGGTAATGTACGTGAATTAGAAAATGTCATTCAGCGCGGTCTGGTTTTGACAGAAGGACAGACACTTACGGAGCGGGAATTGCCGATCTTTATTCAGTCCTACGGTTCTGCTGAAACAGACATCAAACAAAGTTCCATCTTCCAAGAAAATCAAGGTACGATCATCCCATTTGAAAAAATCAAAGAAAATGCTGTTCAACAAGCTTTGAAGATTACAAACGGGAATATCGCAGAAGCTGCACAAAAGTTAAAAATCGGCCGTGCTACTTTGTATCGGCTTGTAGAAAAGTACAAAATTAAAGTTTAA
- a CDS encoding sugar kinase, which translates to MSGLNIKKEGALDLVSLGALVHRLDPGIIPFRKATECKIHVSGGEFNVAANLADCFGMKTGIASAMVDYPIGDLIVERVRAMGVKPFYKHFKHNGVNGPNMATVYSDQGHGVRPPVVFYNRSNEGGALLKPGDFNWDEIFAGGVRWFHSGGIFAALSETTGEVIIEGMKAAKKAGAITSFDLNFRAKLWNIWGGEKKAAEVIARIVENVDVLVGNEEDLQKGLGIPGQDVESKSKLDPSAFLGMIDKVVKKHPNVKAVATTLREVHSTNHHSWAAVAWIDGKTYVSPTAELDVIDRVGGGDGYAAGFFYGLLSGEQPQEAVNLGWAHGAMLTTTPGDTTMVSVDQVKAFAKGGSARIQR; encoded by the coding sequence ATGAGTGGTTTGAATATAAAAAAAGAGGGTGCATTGGATCTTGTTTCATTGGGTGCATTGGTACATCGTTTGGATCCTGGCATCATTCCATTTAGAAAAGCGACCGAGTGCAAAATTCATGTCAGCGGCGGCGAATTCAATGTAGCAGCAAATTTAGCAGACTGTTTCGGGATGAAAACTGGTATTGCCTCTGCAATGGTAGATTATCCAATCGGCGATCTTATTGTTGAGCGTGTGAGAGCGATGGGCGTGAAACCGTTTTACAAGCACTTCAAACACAATGGAGTAAACGGTCCAAATATGGCGACTGTCTATAGTGATCAAGGCCATGGTGTTCGCCCGCCAGTCGTATTCTACAATCGTTCAAATGAAGGCGGCGCCTTATTAAAACCGGGTGATTTTAATTGGGACGAAATTTTCGCAGGCGGAGTTCGTTGGTTCCACAGCGGTGGAATTTTTGCGGCTTTGTCTGAAACAACGGGTGAAGTAATTATTGAAGGAATGAAGGCGGCGAAAAAAGCCGGGGCCATCACGAGTTTTGATCTTAATTTCCGTGCAAAGTTATGGAATATCTGGGGTGGCGAGAAAAAAGCTGCCGAAGTGATTGCCCGCATCGTAGAAAACGTTGATGTGCTCGTTGGTAACGAAGAAGATCTGCAAAAGGGTCTTGGTATCCCCGGTCAGGACGTTGAATCAAAATCAAAGCTTGACCCTTCTGCCTTTTTGGGAATGATTGACAAAGTTGTTAAGAAACATCCCAATGTTAAAGCTGTAGCGACAACATTGCGCGAAGTGCATTCGACGAATCATCATAGCTGGGCTGCCGTTGCATGGATCGATGGAAAAACTTATGTTTCTCCGACCGCTGAATTGGACGTTATCGACCGCGTTGGCGGCGGTGATGGATATGCGGCAGGATTTTTCTATGGTCTCTTATCTGGCGAACAACCGCAAGAAGCAGTCAATCTTGGATGGGCGCATGGAGCAATGCTCACAACAACACCAGGTGATACAACGATGGTCTCGGTTGATCAAGTCAAAGCATTCGCGAAAGGTGGATCGGCCCGTATTCAACGCTAA
- a CDS encoding HAMP domain-containing sensor histidine kinase: MLAYRLIDVRCSLLINRQKMPFKMESMANSVESTLDESAHFGIQRLKSRIVNQITHEFRTPLTSIIGFAEMLSEDIPIDEHQRVEYASYIRNEGLRLTKLVDDLIRLDSLEQGQVDLQFKESEIQETVRDAIKLIAETALTNFVSISVEMPNEPILLKIDHEKIVHALYQLLHNAVRFTKHDGLINLKIEATDRHVEISIRDSGPGILTRDIPFLFRRFGKLYRPGKETCGSGIGLAIVKYIVNGHNGDISVQSQVGEGSTFTIRIPILSC; this comes from the coding sequence ATGCTGGCATATAGATTGATAGATGTACGATGTTCATTATTAATCAATCGTCAAAAAATGCCCTTCAAAATGGAATCAATGGCAAATAGCGTCGAGAGTACGTTAGATGAGTCTGCTCATTTCGGAATTCAGAGGTTGAAGAGCCGAATTGTAAACCAGATTACACATGAATTTCGCACGCCCCTCACTTCAATCATTGGTTTCGCAGAGATGCTCAGCGAAGATATTCCGATCGATGAACATCAACGTGTGGAATATGCCAGTTATATTCGAAACGAGGGATTACGACTTACGAAACTTGTCGACGATCTTATTAGACTTGATTCTCTTGAACAAGGACAAGTTGATCTTCAGTTCAAGGAATCTGAAATTCAGGAAACAGTAAGAGATGCTATAAAACTTATTGCAGAAACAGCACTCACTAATTTCGTAAGCATTTCCGTAGAGATGCCAAATGAGCCTATCCTCTTAAAGATTGACCATGAAAAAATTGTCCATGCTCTCTATCAGTTGCTCCATAATGCCGTCCGATTCACAAAACATGATGGTCTTATAAATTTAAAAATAGAGGCGACAGATAGACATGTAGAAATCTCTATCCGTGACAGTGGTCCGGGAATTTTAACAAGAGATATACCATTTCTCTTTAGAAGATTTGGGAAGCTCTACCGTCCAGGCAAAGAAACGTGTGGCAGTGGAATTGGACTTGCAATCGTGAAATATATTGTTAATGGACACAATGGTGATATCTCCGTACAAAGCCAAGTCGGAGAAGGTTCAACCTTCACAATCCGAATTCCTATTCTTTCATGTTGA
- the gnd gene encoding decarboxylating NADP(+)-dependent phosphogluconate dehydrogenase, whose product MEQKADFGLVGLAVMGENLVLNVESRGFTVAVFNRTVEKVDKFIQGRGAGKKFIGTHSMKDLVDALKRPRKVMLMVKAGKAVDDFIEQLIPFLESGDIIIDGGNSHFPDTIRRTKYLESKNLLFIGTGVSGGEEGALKGPSIMPGGSAAAWPVVKPIFQAIAAKVEDGTPCCDWVGSDGAGHFVKMVHNGIEYGDMQLICECYQMMKEGLGMSNKEMFDVFKEWNEGELKSYLIEITRDILNYKDENKKYVVDSILDTAGQKGTGKWTSVSALDLGIPMTMVSEAVFARCLSAIKDERVRASKILKGPAKQKISGTKKKFVEDIRKAMYASKLTSYAQGYMLMKEAAKEYKWDLNYGGIALLWRGGCIIRSTFLGKIKDAYDKNPELTNLLLDPYFKKIMSNCQESWRKVVATAAQVGIPMPSMSSSLAFYDGFRQKRLPANLLQAQRDYFGAHTYERIDKPRGEFFHTNWTGRGGDTSSSTYIA is encoded by the coding sequence ATGGAACAAAAAGCTGATTTTGGATTAGTTGGATTAGCAGTGATGGGCGAGAATCTCGTACTCAACGTTGAAAGCCGAGGTTTTACTGTTGCAGTGTTTAATCGAACAGTAGAGAAAGTGGATAAATTTATCCAGGGACGCGGTGCTGGAAAGAAATTCATTGGAACGCATTCGATGAAGGATCTTGTTGATGCATTGAAACGCCCGCGTAAAGTGATGCTCATGGTGAAAGCAGGCAAAGCAGTGGATGACTTTATTGAGCAATTGATTCCATTCCTCGAATCGGGCGATATTATTATCGACGGTGGTAATTCACATTTCCCGGATACAATCAGAAGAACAAAATATCTGGAAAGCAAAAATTTGTTGTTTATCGGCACAGGCGTTTCCGGGGGCGAAGAAGGTGCATTGAAAGGTCCTTCCATTATGCCCGGCGGCTCAGCAGCAGCTTGGCCGGTTGTGAAGCCAATCTTCCAAGCGATTGCGGCGAAAGTGGAAGATGGTACTCCATGCTGCGATTGGGTAGGAAGCGATGGCGCCGGTCACTTTGTGAAAATGGTGCACAATGGCATTGAGTATGGTGATATGCAGCTTATTTGCGAATGCTATCAGATGATGAAAGAAGGCCTGGGCATGAGCAATAAAGAAATGTTTGATGTTTTTAAAGAATGGAATGAAGGCGAACTCAAGTCCTATCTTATCGAAATTACACGCGACATCCTCAACTATAAAGATGAAAATAAAAAGTATGTTGTCGATTCTATTCTTGATACAGCCGGTCAGAAAGGAACAGGCAAGTGGACGAGTGTCTCTGCACTCGATCTTGGAATCCCTATGACAATGGTTTCGGAAGCTGTGTTCGCACGTTGCCTCTCTGCGATCAAGGATGAACGTGTGAGAGCTTCAAAAATCCTCAAAGGGCCGGCGAAGCAAAAAATCAGCGGTACGAAGAAAAAGTTCGTCGAAGATATCCGTAAAGCAATGTATGCCTCTAAATTGACATCGTATGCTCAGGGATATATGTTGATGAAGGAAGCAGCAAAAGAGTACAAATGGGACCTCAATTATGGCGGAATCGCACTACTATGGCGGGGCGGATGTATTATTCGCAGTACCTTCCTTGGAAAAATCAAGGATGCATATGATAAGAATCCGGAACTTACCAATTTGCTTCTCGATCCGTACTTCAAAAAGATCATGTCGAACTGTCAGGAATCATGGCGGAAGGTTGTCGCGACAGCAGCACAGGTGGGAATTCCAATGCCGTCAATGAGTTCTTCGTTAGCATTCTATGACGGTTTTCGGCAGAAGCGTCTGCCAGCAAATCTTCTCCAGGCACAGCGAGATTACTTTGGCGCACATACGTATGAACGAATTGACAAGCCGCGCGGCGAATTCTTCCATACGAACTGGACAGGACGAGGTGGTGATACGTCCTCATCAACATACATTGCGTAA
- a CDS encoding MFS transporter: protein MSGVIEPKNKITNYRWIICAMLFFGVTINYMDRQVLSLTWKDFIAPEFHWTNNDYGNITSLFSIFYAFSMLFAGRFVDWMDTKKGFLWAIGVWSAGACLHAFCGIATSGVITGQWLVGFKGAREAISTVSNVGLVINVTVTLFVFARFVLALGEAGNFPASIKATAEYFPKKDRAYATSIFNSGATVGALVAPFSIPIIAANFGWEMAFIVIGALGFLWMGFWVFLYKKPQANPHVNKDELVYIQQDNDQNPLDAQGVAMRKLTFKECFKYKQTWAFAFGKFMTDGVWWFYLFWTPAYLSSVYGLPSDNSTAQLLVFVLYAITLLSIIGGWLPSYFVTKKGMNPYAGRMRSMLIFAFFPLLALLAQPLGNYSYWFPIIIIGIAGAAHQAWSANIFSTVGDMFPRSAIATVTGIGGMAGGIGSYMINKGSGVLFDYSDMTQMKFMGFEGIKSGYFIIFSICAVAYLIGWCVMKFLVPKYKPITDY, encoded by the coding sequence ATGTCAGGTGTGATAGAACCAAAAAATAAAATAACCAACTATCGATGGATTATCTGTGCAATGTTATTTTTCGGCGTCACCATCAACTACATGGACCGTCAGGTCCTTTCTTTGACATGGAAAGACTTTATTGCTCCTGAGTTTCATTGGACAAATAATGACTATGGGAACATTACATCCCTTTTCTCTATTTTTTATGCTTTTAGTATGTTGTTCGCCGGTCGTTTTGTCGACTGGATGGATACTAAAAAAGGCTTTCTTTGGGCCATAGGTGTTTGGTCGGCGGGTGCTTGCCTTCACGCTTTCTGCGGAATAGCAACTTCTGGTGTCATTACAGGCCAATGGCTCGTAGGTTTTAAAGGGGCAAGAGAAGCCATAAGTACTGTCTCAAATGTTGGCCTGGTAATAAACGTGACCGTTACTCTGTTCGTATTCGCACGCTTTGTTCTAGCACTTGGTGAGGCAGGAAACTTCCCAGCTTCTATTAAAGCTACGGCCGAGTACTTTCCAAAAAAGGACCGTGCCTATGCTACAAGTATCTTTAACTCCGGTGCTACTGTAGGCGCGCTTGTTGCTCCTTTCTCTATTCCGATAATCGCTGCGAACTTTGGATGGGAAATGGCATTTATCGTTATTGGAGCACTCGGTTTTCTGTGGATGGGATTTTGGGTCTTCTTGTACAAGAAGCCGCAGGCAAATCCACATGTGAATAAAGATGAATTAGTTTACATCCAACAAGACAATGATCAAAATCCCTTAGATGCTCAGGGAGTGGCTATGCGGAAACTTACGTTTAAAGAATGTTTCAAGTACAAACAAACCTGGGCTTTTGCTTTTGGTAAGTTTATGACCGACGGAGTATGGTGGTTTTACCTGTTCTGGACACCGGCATACCTTAGCTCTGTTTATGGCCTTCCTTCAGACAACTCAACCGCTCAATTGTTGGTATTTGTCCTTTACGCAATCACTTTGTTGTCGATTATTGGTGGTTGGTTACCTTCTTATTTTGTCACCAAGAAAGGTATGAACCCATATGCAGGACGTATGCGTTCGATGTTGATTTTTGCATTCTTCCCGCTTTTAGCGCTTTTAGCCCAACCACTGGGGAATTACTCCTATTGGTTCCCAATTATCATTATCGGTATTGCAGGTGCAGCCCATCAGGCTTGGTCTGCCAATATCTTTTCAACCGTTGGTGACATGTTTCCAAGATCAGCTATCGCCACAGTGACAGGCATCGGTGGAATGGCTGGAGGGATTGGTTCTTACATGATCAACAAAGGTTCTGGTGTGTTGTTCGATTATAGCGATATGACACAAATGAAATTCATGGGTTTTGAAGGAATCAAATCGGGTTACTTCATCATCTTCTCAATTTGTGCCGTAGCATACCTTATCGGTTGGTGTGTAATGAAGTTCTTGGTTCCCAAATATAAACCAATCACTGATTATTAA
- a CDS encoding GWxTD domain-containing protein produces MKIIVFLFFLCTSISFSQFSDEIPRSAPRSFNPITFEVIPYWTNDTTSIDLIVFYRINPELFFFAKTSMAQQEIYEAKGELVFEIFDEKDVAIARDFRPLRIERNSLPAEGVPFSEEIQGALTFKLKKGLYKIVVETKDSESGKSFINRDAKIDARTFSAGLNVSPAIFVEPLSSDTLLNKQNEFFPMNRGGSVVLGQVGRCLLQVISPDTNTDIHLAWKVNSKNEADEDSPQKLLGEYFVQQNGTPIIIENSKHTSISIKKDSKYSRIIFFPIPTERLETGKYQMSITVTQGTQKATKDFFFNIIWPLKPYSLSDFKLAIDAVRHIATEEELDSMTAFSSSKSVKAFRAFWHKRNPDTTRAFNPAMAEYYRRVDETIKRFSSTNEMDGYKTDRGRIYILFGSPSITNRLLKPNSAPTEIWTYEKLKRRFTFTDQRKTGNYILMKMENY; encoded by the coding sequence ATGAAAATCATCGTTTTTCTTTTTTTTCTTTGCACTTCCATATCATTTTCTCAGTTCTCAGATGAAATACCTCGGTCGGCACCACGGTCTTTTAATCCGATCACATTTGAAGTTATTCCATATTGGACGAACGACACAACATCCATCGACCTCATAGTATTTTACAGAATCAATCCCGAGCTTTTTTTCTTTGCCAAAACAAGCATGGCTCAACAAGAGATCTACGAAGCAAAAGGCGAACTTGTATTTGAAATATTTGATGAAAAAGACGTCGCCATTGCACGCGATTTCAGACCGTTGAGGATCGAACGAAATTCGCTTCCTGCAGAAGGTGTTCCGTTTTCCGAGGAAATACAGGGAGCACTTACTTTCAAATTAAAAAAAGGATTATACAAAATTGTTGTGGAGACAAAAGACAGCGAGTCTGGTAAATCATTCATTAATCGTGATGCGAAAATTGATGCACGAACTTTTTCTGCCGGTCTAAACGTCTCCCCTGCGATTTTTGTTGAGCCACTATCATCCGATACACTTTTAAACAAGCAAAATGAATTCTTTCCGATGAACCGCGGCGGTAGCGTTGTGCTCGGTCAAGTTGGGAGATGTTTGCTTCAAGTAATTTCACCGGATACAAACACAGATATCCATCTCGCATGGAAAGTGAACAGCAAAAACGAAGCTGATGAAGACTCTCCACAAAAATTGCTCGGCGAATATTTCGTTCAGCAAAACGGCACGCCTATCATTATTGAGAATTCAAAACATACTTCAATTTCAATAAAAAAAGATTCGAAGTATAGTCGAATAATCTTTTTTCCAATTCCGACGGAACGGTTAGAGACAGGTAAATATCAGATGAGTATCACGGTGACACAAGGAACACAGAAAGCTACAAAAGATTTCTTTTTCAATATTATCTGGCCATTGAAACCGTATTCTCTCTCCGACTTCAAACTCGCTATCGATGCGGTGCGCCATATAGCAACAGAAGAAGAACTTGATAGCATGACAGCTTTCAGTTCGAGCAAATCCGTAAAAGCGTTCCGTGCATTCTGGCACAAACGCAATCCGGATACGACACGCGCATTTAATCCAGCCATGGCAGAGTATTACCGCAGGGTCGATGAAACGATCAAGCGGTTTTCTTCAACAAACGAAATGGATGGATATAAAACAGATCGTGGACGAATTTATATTTTATTCGGTTCGCCATCCATCACAAACCGCTTGCTGAAACCCAATTCTGCACCGACAGAAATCTGGACGTACGAAAAGTTAAAACGAAGATTTACTTTTACAGATCAGCGGAAAACAGGCAATTATATTCTTATGAAAATGGAGAATTATTGA